GATACTCCCACGAATGGCAGGAGAGGCCGACGACGTCGACGCCTTCCTCAGCGGCGGCCCTCGCGATGTCTTCGGGCATGTTGAAGCGGCCCAGATAGACCACTTCCATTCCGGCATCGCGTAGGAGGCGCGCCACGGCCATGGCTCCCACCTCGTGCTGATCCAGTCCGAGGATTCCGAGCAGCACCCGAATCGGTCGCATGGCGTCGGACATCAGATCGGATCCTCGAGCGATCCGAACGGGTCGGCGGGCTGGCCGTAGGCCATGCGCATGACGCCCGCCATCTCACCCATGGTGACCCCTGCCTCCGTGGCCGTGACGACGTCTCCCATCAGGTTGGCATCGCGGTCGGTGGCGCTTGCGTAGAGCGACTCGAGGGCTGCCTTCGCGCGGCCGGCATCCCTATGGGCACGATGCTCGCGAATGACGTCGATCCGCTCGCGGAAGGGCTCGATCTTTTCCTCTGCCACGTCGCGAAGCAGCAGATCCTCGTCCTCTGGAATCACATGTTCGTTGACGCCGACCTTGCGGAGCGTGCCGTCCTCCAACTCGCGGCCGTGACGCTCCATCGCCTCCTGGAAGATCCGCCGGAACCAACCCGTCTCGCAGAGATGGGCGGCGTCACCCGCCGCCTCGATCGCGCGTATCCGCTCCTCGATTCGACCCTCCATCTCGTCGGTCAGCGATTCCACGTAGTACGAGCCGGCCAGTGGGTCGGCCACCTGTGTCACACCGGTCTCCAGTTGGATGACCTGCTGCGTGCGCAGCCCGACCATATGGGCCTCGGGGCTCGGGATCCGGTAGGCCTCATCGAACGTGGAGACTTCGATCGCCTGGGCGCTGGCCAGAGCCAGGGAGAGAGCCTGGGTGGTGCCCCGAACCACGTTGTTCACGGGCTGCTGGGCGGTGAGGGAGAGCCCCGAAGTATGCGCCGCCACGTTGACCGCCAGCGAACGCGGATCCCGGGCCCCGAACTCATCGCGCATCATGCGTGCAAAGATCCGACGGGTGGCGCGGATCTTCGCGATCTCCTCGAAGAAGTCCATCCGACAGTTCACCAGGATGGCGATCCTCGGAGCGAAGGCGTCGATCTCGACGCCCCGTTCGAGAAGGGCTCGCACGATGCCGCGGATCTCGACGAAACCCAGAGCCATCTCCTCCACCGCATCGAGACCACCGTCACTGATGTAGTAGGTGTCTTCGAGGAACGAGTGGAAGCGAGGCATTTCCTTGCTACAGAACGCAATCGAATCCACGGACAGACGGACGCGCAGATCGAAGGGCATATGCAGCGCGTAGCCGGTGTCCTCGCAGTAGAAGGGCACCTGGAGCACGGACCCCCGCAAGGCTGCTGGGGAGACACCCCGTTCCCTGGCCACGCAATAGAGGCCGGCAATGGCGAATGCTGGCTGCAGGGAGTGCGAGAGCGATATCTCGTCCAGCGGAAGATCCCGATAGAGGTCACGGTAGTCATCCAGGCGACATAGCGACACGCCCTGCGTACCGACCGCGCGCACGGCGAACGGATGATCCGGATCCAGGCAAGCCATCGTGGGCGTATCCCCGATGACGTCGAGGCCCGTCTGTCCCTTCGACAGCAGATACTTGAATTGCGCGTTCGAGCGCGCGGGATCCCCCTCCCCCGAGAGTTCACGCTGGATCCATCCGCCCCGATCCTCCGGATGGGCGCGCACGCCCCGCGTGTAGGGAAAGCTACCGGGATCTCCCAGCCGTTCGTCCGACTTCCATCCTTCGAGATCGTCCGGGCCGTAGACCGGCTTCAAGGGAATTCCAGACTGGCTCTTTCGGTCTGTCATGCGTCCTGTCTCCACTCGCCTCGCGTTTCGTTCACGAACCGGAACCGCGCAGTTCCTTGCGGCTACCCAACGTTCCGGTGTTGAGACTGAATCCACCATCGATCCGGATCTCCGCACCGTTGATGTAGCCCGCCTCGTCGGAGGCGAGAAAGGAAACCAGCGCGGCGACCTCCTGCATCCGACCGAGACGGCGGGCAGGGGTACTCACGATCGATGCGTTCCGGATCTCCGCGGGCATCGAAGCCACGGTCTCGGTCTCGATCAAGCCGGGCAGGACGGCATTGCAGGTGATTCCATGGCGGGCGTGCTCGAGGGTGATGGACTTCGCCAGCCCCAGGAGCCCAGCCTTGCTGGCGGCGTAGCCGGCCTGACGATGCAGCCCACCGATCGCGGCCACGGAGGAGATCAACACGATCCGGCCATGGCCGGATTCGACCATTCCGGGCAGGACCGCCTGGAGCAAGTGGAAGGCGCCGCTCAGATTGACATCGAGTTCCCGGCTCCAACCCTCCGCGTGCATCTTCGTGACGGGAGCGATGTGATCGACGATGCCCGCGTTGCTGACCAGCACATCCACGACGCCAAGCGCATCGTGCGTTTGCCTCACCGCATCGCGCACCTCCTCTGGAGATGCGACATCGGCCACGACGCCAACGACCGGGAATCCTTCGGCCTGGAGATCTCCTGCCGTTTGGCTGACGGCGCCGTCGCGATCCGCCAGCGCGACCCGAGCACCTGCCTCGGCCAGACACCTGGCGATCTGCCTACCAATTCCGCGCGCGGCACCAGTGACGAAGGCCGTTCGTCCTTCAAGGCGCATGCTGCGTCCCTCCCTCGGCAGGCAAGCTCAGTACCGCTGCGATGAGCCGCCGGAGCTGCTCCACCACACATTCCCGCGGAGACCGAGGCTCGCGCGCTTCCCTTCCGCCGGCGTCGCGGTGCCGAGTCCGGCCCAATCGTGTTGCCGGACTACCCGCCCCAGCGGGGTCATCTCTGAGAGCTTCAGCATGGCCGCAATCTTCCGCGAGGACGTTGTAAAGTAGATTCACTTTAGCTTTGATTGGCCTCTGTTCCATGCGCCCGGCCGTTCGGGAGGAACGATGCTCCTCGAAGCCAAGAAAGCACCTTCACCGAACCCCGAAATTCGTCGGATTGGATCCGCCATGGCTTGCGCCGTGGCGCTTCCCGCGGCCGCTCGATAGGAAACGACATGTCACCTACCAACCCCGAAGCTACCCTTCCCGCGGCCATCACCGCCCCCCCCGGCAAGGACGAACTCGCCACGCGACTGGCTCAGGTCCAGCAACGGATGCGCGACGCCGGGCTCGATGTCTACGTGAGCTTCGACCCGGTCAACGTCTACTACCTGACCAACTTCGCCAACAACGTGCACGAGCGGCCTTTCCTCTTGCTGATCCCGCAGCAGGGCACACCCACGATCCTGGCTCCGCTTCTCGAGACGAGCCACGTCCGGGCGCGGGCTCTCTGCGACCTGGAATACGCCACCTACTATGAGTTCCCCGCACCTGAAGGCGAGAACTGGTGGGACGTGTACGCACAGCTCATCGACGGCGGAGCACGTGTGGGCATCGAGCCGGCCATGCCGGTCGGGATCCTGGAGCGCACACCGGGGACGACGATCGTCAGCGACATCATCGACGAGGTGCGCATCGTCAAGTCCGACTACGAGATCGGCCGCAACGTCCACGCATGCCAGGTAGTCGAGCTGGGCCACGAGAAGCTGCTCGAAGGCTCCCGCCCGGGCGCCATCGTGGGCGCTCTCTACGGAGCGGCGAGCGGAGCGATGATGGCGCGAATTCTCGCGGACATCCCGCGCGCCAACCTCATGGTGACGCGCACGGTGGCCGCAGTCTGGCCGCCCTCCATCTCGGACGATCCGCATATCGTTCCAACCTTCGATACGCAGATCGAGGAAGCCGGGCCCCACGTCACCATCGCGGTCTGTCAGGTCGACGGCTACGGAGTCGAGCTGGAACGTACGTTCTTCCTCGGCAGCGTGCCGGAAGCTGCACGGGCCCCCTTCGATGCAATGTTCGAAGCCCGTGCACTCGCCTTCGAATTGGCGCGGCCAGGCACCGACATGGGCGCCATCGATACCGCCGTGCGCAAGCTCATCCATGATCGGGGTTACGGCGATCGCATCCTGCACCGCACCGGCCACGGCTTCGGAATCACCGGTCACGAGGCGCCCTACCTCGCTGAAGGCTACCAGCGCGATCTCGAACCGGGCATGCTGGTCAGCATCGAGCCGGGCATCTACATCCCGGGCCTCGGCGGCTTCCGTCACTCGGATACCGTGCTGATCACCGAGAGTGGTGCCCTGAGCCTGACCCACGCGCCTGAGACACTCGACGACCTGACGATTCCGCTGTAGTCGAGGGGAACCCGTGCGCCGCCAGGCCCCTCCGGAGCACGGCCTCGTCAATCGCTGAAGTCGATGATGCCGATCCCTTTCAGGATGACCAGGAGAATCAGTACGGGCGTCACGAAGCGGATGAGGAAGGTCCAGCTCGATACGAGCAGGCCGCCATTCCCGGGAAGGGCCGAGAATCCGCTCTCGCGGTCCTGCTTCGAGAGCATCCATCCCGCAGCGACCGCAATCAGCAACCCGCCCAGGGGGAGGAGATACTTGGTGGTGAGGTTGTCCAACGTGTCGAGGACGGCCTGACCGCCACCCAGGGCTTCGGGAAGGAAGCCTGGCATGTTCAGACCGAAAGCCGAAGCGAGCCCGAGCAACCAGATCGCGAAGCCCATGCCAAGCGTGGCCCAAAGCCGCAGCACCCCGAATTCGTCGACCATGTAGGCGACCACGACCTCGAGCAATGAGATCGCGGAGGAAAGCGCCGCGAAGACGACGAGCAGGAAGAACGCCGTCGACACCAGCGCCCCGCCTGGCATTCCCACGAAGAGGCCGGGCAAGGTCGCGAAGAGCAGGCCCGGGCCCGCAGACGGCTCGAGATCGTTGCTGAAGACGACGGCAAAGATGACGGCTCCGGCCATCAAGGCGATGACCGTATCGAGCACGGCGACCCAGAAGCCATCCCGCAGGACGTGGATCTCATCCTTCAGGTACGAGCCATAGGTGACCATGACTCCCATGCCGAGGGAGAGTGTGAAGAAGGCATGGCCGAGAGCCTCGAGTACCGCGTCGCCACTCAGCTTCGAGAAATCCGGTCTGAACAGGAAGATCAGGGACTCTCCCAGCCCACCGGTGAAGGCGACGTAGACCAACAAGATGCCGAGAATCCCGACGAGTGTCGGCATCAGGATCTTGCACGCTGCCTCGATGCCACCCTGGACACCCCGCGTGACGACGAAGATCGTGATCGCCATGAATACGGTGTGCCAGATCGCGGCGAGGGGACCGTTCGCCACGAGGGCGCCGAAGGTCTCGCCGGCCCCTCCATTCAGCTCGAGCCCTCCGACAGAGAGCACAAAGAAATGCACGGCCCAGCCTGCCACCACGGCATAGAACGACAGGATGAGAAATCCGGTGAGCACCGCCATGGCTCCGGTGAGCCAGCTCAGCAGGGTCCCGGGCAGGCCGGCCTCTTTCGTGAGATCCCGCAAGGCTCCCAGGATGTCCTTGCCTCCTCGGCGTCCAATGATGAGTTCGGAATACATCAGAGGAAGGCCCACCACGAGGATGCAGACCAGGTAGGTGAGGACGAAGGCACCGCCCCCGTACTCACCCGTGATGTACGGGAACTTCCAGATGTTGCCGAGGCCTACTGCGCTTCCGACGGCTGCCCACATGAAGCCGAGACGGCTGGCGAAGCCGCCGCGGGCGCTCTTGGACGATCCGTTCATCTCGGCCTCCAGGGGGTTCGGCTGCTCAACCGTTCCGGCGATAGATCCTCTCGCGTCAACCCCAGCGCCTGCAGATCGGCTGGGAGAGACCCGTCTACGAGCAATCCGGCCGCCGCGCGGGCCGCGGCCGGAGACGTCATGATGCCGAAGCCGCCCTGGCCCGCGAGCCAGAAGAATCCCGGGCGCTCCGGGTCCATCCCGATCACCGGCGAGCGGTCGGCCACGAAGCTCCGCAAACCCGCCCAGCTCCGGCGGATGTGGTCCAAC
Above is a genomic segment from bacterium containing:
- a CDS encoding aminopeptidase P family protein, whose translation is MSPTNPEATLPAAITAPPGKDELATRLAQVQQRMRDAGLDVYVSFDPVNVYYLTNFANNVHERPFLLLIPQQGTPTILAPLLETSHVRARALCDLEYATYYEFPAPEGENWWDVYAQLIDGGARVGIEPAMPVGILERTPGTTIVSDIIDEVRIVKSDYEIGRNVHACQVVELGHEKLLEGSRPGAIVGALYGAASGAMMARILADIPRANLMVTRTVAAVWPPSISDDPHIVPTFDTQIEEAGPHVTIAVCQVDGYGVELERTFFLGSVPEAARAPFDAMFEARALAFELARPGTDMGAIDTAVRKLIHDRGYGDRILHRTGHGFGITGHEAPYLAEGYQRDLEPGMLVSIEPGIYIPGLGGFRHSDTVLITESGALSLTHAPETLDDLTIPL
- a CDS encoding cobalamin B12-binding domain-containing protein — translated: MSDAMRPIRVLLGILGLDQHEVGAMAVARLLRDAGMEVVYLGRFNMPEDIARAAAEEGVDVVGLSCHSWEYLHFLDPLQAALREQDVEAPIVVGGSVVTADDARAIQTKGVAAAFGPTTPSTEIVATIERLARGSAE
- a CDS encoding sodium-dependent transporter — its product is MNGSSKSARGGFASRLGFMWAAVGSAVGLGNIWKFPYITGEYGGGAFVLTYLVCILVVGLPLMYSELIIGRRGGKDILGALRDLTKEAGLPGTLLSWLTGAMAVLTGFLILSFYAVVAGWAVHFFVLSVGGLELNGGAGETFGALVANGPLAAIWHTVFMAITIFVVTRGVQGGIEAACKILMPTLVGILGILLVYVAFTGGLGESLIFLFRPDFSKLSGDAVLEALGHAFFTLSLGMGVMVTYGSYLKDEIHVLRDGFWVAVLDTVIALMAGAVIFAVVFSNDLEPSAGPGLLFATLPGLFVGMPGGALVSTAFFLLVVFAALSSAISLLEVVVAYMVDEFGVLRLWATLGMGFAIWLLGLASAFGLNMPGFLPEALGGGQAVLDTLDNLTTKYLLPLGGLLIAVAAGWMLSKQDRESGFSALPGNGGLLVSSWTFLIRFVTPVLILLVILKGIGIIDFSD
- a CDS encoding SDR family oxidoreductase, producing MRLEGRTAFVTGAARGIGRQIARCLAEAGARVALADRDGAVSQTAGDLQAEGFPVVGVVADVASPEEVRDAVRQTHDALGVVDVLVSNAGIVDHIAPVTKMHAEGWSRELDVNLSGAFHLLQAVLPGMVESGHGRIVLISSVAAIGGLHRQAGYAASKAGLLGLAKSITLEHARHGITCNAVLPGLIETETVASMPAEIRNASIVSTPARRLGRMQEVAALVSFLASDEAGYINGAEIRIDGGFSLNTGTLGSRKELRGSGS